Proteins found in one Bactrocera oleae isolate idBacOlea1 chromosome X, idBacOlea1, whole genome shotgun sequence genomic segment:
- the LOC138858076 gene encoding uncharacterized protein → MKRLKQGKMTLAEFHSEVSKSLNFALTKAEMDSSENPSAMKEYANQEAVRTFILDLNSKYTSGTLYSHNIASTIYHDNMNSQFDVPQYNQHRQHNTSQYQYTSRRHHEEPQRYKPNVQVRYNQTAPSQQHQPMDVDSLQQYMRSTNYNRNHPAPQPNSYDRKTQGLPPNNPFRGDPQKRERNPSSRNLPQEVQRVNQTCDEELTSITDRYSIPDVAMTIQNLAQKLVDDITETQQQQRIIQDTHSRAHRNYKNNAQEISLTYYWPNIRDACKKEVQDCEICLTNKYERRPNKQPISSAPIPNKETLKRVFRLGGEITGGPTASSPDVVSTVTIDGPDSSFPAGNLTFFLCGGGIIAFECSLTQVLFEHPCSASAETGQLNARCPTQHSKWDRVKNPPTTAT, encoded by the exons ATGAAGAGATTAAAACAGGGAAAAATGACCTTGGCAGAGTTCCATAGCGAAGTCAGCAAGTCACTTAATTTTGCACTCACTAAGGCTGAGATGGACAGCTCAGAAAATCCCTCAGCTATGAAAGAATATGCGAACCAGGAAGCTGTACGGACATTCATTCTCGATCTGAACAGCAAATATACCAGCGGCACCCTCTATAGCCACAATATCGCAAGCACGATATATCATGACAATATGAACTCACAATTCGACGTTCCACAATACAATCAGCACAGACAACATAATACTTCACAGTATCAATACACAAGCAGAAGACATCACGAGGAACCACAAAGGTACAAACCTAACGTGCAGGTGCGATACAATCAAACTGCACCCAGCCAACAACACCAACCAATGGATGTAGATTCATTACAGCAGTACATGAGATCCACAAATTACAACAGGAATCATCCCGCACCACAACCAAACAGCTATGACCGCAAAACACAAGGACTACCTCCAAATAACCCATTTCGCGGGGATCCACAGAAAAGGGAAAGAAATCCTTCTTCTCGAAACTTACCACAGGAGGTACAACGTGTCAACCAAACATGCGACGAAGAACTAACATCTATTACAGATAGATACTCCATACCTGATGTGGCTATGACCATACAGAATTTAG CGCAAAAATTGGTAGACGACATCACCGaaacccaacaacaacaacgaatcaTACAAGACACACACAGTCGTGCTCAcagaaactacaaaaataacGCACAGGAAATTTCGCTCACATACTACTGGCCAAACATACGTGACGCTTGTAAAAAAGAAGTACAGGACTGCGAAATTTGTCTCACAAACAAGTATGAACGCCGACCAAATAAACAACCAATAAGTTCAGCACCAATACCGAACAAAGAGACCCTAAAACGCGTCTTCCGCCTTGGCGGAGAAATAACCGGTGGTCCCACAGCTTCATCGCCCGACGTCGTGTCCACCGTCACCATCGATGGCCCGGACTCCTCATTCCCAGCGGGGAATTTAACCTTCTTCCTCTGTGGTGGAGGCATTATTGCCTTCGAGTGCTCTttg ACGCAGG